In Periplaneta americana isolate PAMFEO1 chromosome 8, P.americana_PAMFEO1_priV1, whole genome shotgun sequence, the sequence ttaatgtaatatcaataaaCCACACtgagtaattattattttattttatgctatgtAATTTTTGGTTCCAGTAAATTTATCAACAGTAGCTTATGCAATGGCGATGGCCTGGCCAACCCCATCACTGCCACTCCTCAGGTCAGGGAAACCACTTCTCGATGGAAGAATAATTTCTGCAGAAGAAGAAGCCTGGATGGGGTCAGTGGTATTTCTAGGAGCCCTCGTCTCTTCTCCCATCTCCAGCTACGTATCTCAGAGATACGGAAGAAAGATCGCAGGATACTCAATCGTCATACCTTTTATCGTAAGCTGGTTATTTATAGTATTCTCTGAATCACTGTATCTCTTCTACGTTTCAAGATTCGTCTTGGGCATGTGTTCCGGCGGAGTCCTCGTCTTCGGCCCAATGTATGTGGGTGAAATTTCTGAAGATAGCATCAGAGGTGCTCTTGGAACACTTCGTGCAGCATTAGGATTAGTAGCTTTTATATTCATGTACGCAGTTGGACCTGTGATATCCATTAAATACATGGCAACCATATGTGTATTTATGCCAATAGTTTTTGCAATTGCTTATTACTGGATGCCTGAATCGCCgttatatttaatgaaaaatggaAGATCTCAGGAAGCCATGAAATCTCTGTTGTGGTTACGTAGTGGTGACGTGCATGCAGCCGAGATGGAGATGATGAAGTTAACAGTTGTTGTGAAGGAAAGTGAAAATGTGACCACGTCCATCATAAGCTTGATATCGTCACGAGGTACACGACGAGCTTTGATAATATGTCTAGTTCTTGGGGCTTCCCAACAGCTGTCTGGAGTATACGTTGTCCTAAACTATGCCGTCAGTATTTTTGAACTGAGTGGTAGCTCAGTCGAACCAAATACTGCCACTGTAATTCTTGCAGCTGTACAATTAATTGGTTCTATTGCAGCTATATTTCTAATGGACGTTGCTGGCAGGCGAATTTTGATGATTTCGTCCCAAACAATTATGTTTATGTCTTTGGGAGGACTGGGAACCTATTTTTTCTTTCAGGAACAAGATTACgatctgacatctgtaggattCCTTCCAGTGATGTGTTTGGGTATTTACTTGTTCTTTTTGGCTATAGGATTAGGATCTATGGTATATGTCGTGATGGCAGAATTATTCAATCCACAAGCAAGAGGAATTGCTACAACAGTGACTACTATGACAGTATGGTTAATGGCATTTCTTAGTACAAAGTTTTATATCAATATTGTTGATCTATTGGGCTTACACGGATGTTATTGGTTATTTGCATGTGTTTCTATTGCTTGTGCGGTATTTACTATGATCATGGTACCCGAAACGAAGAACAGGAGTCTGGACTCCATTCTGCGTGAACTTAATGGTAAAGGCAGTAAAAGTGATGATGAAATCAAAGGAGAACTAGCAAGTGAATCAAAAGTATCCTAAAATTATGAGTGGGTATGTGTATACATTAAATTCgttgaaatattatttaagacgtgatttttaattttcataatatgcttctaatttattttatgagtGATATTATTAATGCTTCACTATCTATTTTTGAGTCATATtcagttattgtaatatttatttatctcaatTTCGCAGATGACGAGATGGTAATTTTACAAGACAATTTTGATTTAGAACTCTTGGTAATGAGTTTgaagtaaatatatgaatgatgTAAGAATATCCTTCAAAGTTATTTCTAAAAAATCGTAATACTTAAAAGTTAGAAATGAAATTTGTTGTTGTGTGCAGAAAGAGAGAAAACGTATTGATTATTCTAATATTTTGTAGCAACGATAAGTAATACTGAGAACTTGGGAAAACAAGAAATATAGCACAGGGTAGAATAAAGCAATACAATCGTATCTTATTCTAATTAAATTCGCTGGGAAAGAGGTATAAGGAAAAGGACAAAAGATATATTGGCATACGATAGTGAAATTTTGGCATTAAATGCAGATTTAAAAAGggaaataatagaaatagatGAGGGGACACGAAAGACTGCACCTTACTCTATAATCCTGCCTACTCTTATAAATATTACGGTAcatttaattaaacatgaatttatATTCAGTAATGCACTAATACTTTCTTGAGAACGTTTTGTTTTTAAGCATTCTTTGGAGACGTTAGAAGCGCTTCACAAGGTTAGATGATTGGCGAGGCTTTGACCTTTAGGGATAAACTGCACTGCATGAAAGAAAACAGTGTCAGGATGACTGAAACTGACTCAGACCGTTTTTAATGCAACCAACTATCATTTGATAAGCAGATTAGTGCCTGTCAGGTGAAAACACTATGCAAACGAAAGATTTGTTTGTTTCTAGCAGGGAGAGACTACTGGAGTTGTTTCATGTCTAGTCTACTTGTTTGCAgcaataaaaattcaaaattatttccagcTGACGGTATGATTTGTTTCTACGGtgtatattgaattttttaaaatggcaagGAATCCAAAGGTGAGGGAAATGAGTTTTATTCAAAATTTACCATACACtatccaacaaaaaaaaaaaacatttttgtcatACCTCCAGGATAAAAATAGGTGATTCTTAACGAAAAAGTGGCGCTGATTTCGAAAATCACCATAGAAATCTCCTGTCACGTCAGGTTAAAAGTGTTTGGTAGTATGTGATTTTCTCAtaatgaaattgaagattactttcttttattttgttaaatcaagccatctaatttaatttaatccttaaGCTTATACCCACCTAGAGAtccaggattctatgttctaACACGCTGGCCTGTGACAATATaaacctacgagtgaaggtagttatacagaagtgaatatgaaaaccgtaacgcaataatatcgttaatatattgaaggtaaaattttatattataaaaaacgtataaagtgtaatatatataacgaaaggtttttaaaatataaattgagttttggaattataaaatcttctcgcatgcctgtatttattttaaaagtgaaatgtaataaaattaaattccttcatcttataaagttttctaatgctcttGAGGAAGAATGTTGTTCATgctcttcgtataattcatgtaaaaagaggcaggagtgtttatgtttacaatatcatccaaGTATCTCATATGATtaagcagtaggcctatttcgtcttataccaggtaggataaggttgcctaattcTGTGACATATtcaataaagtctatatttatgacaaaattgtaataaaattgtcaaataacacctaaatgacgttatttggacctttagctacagattatctttatatttaggggagagtcgggtagtatcggacatcggataatatcggacagtgagtttctttcatcaacaacacgatgatagtacctaattgacatggttacttttctgtgatgtcgcatagagaaacataaccatgtcattcaggtactaccatatggtggtagatgaaagaaatgcactgtccgatactacccgatgtccgatactatccgactctcccctattagttggattgaattgtttatatatatacataatatatatatatacatatatatatatatgtttcactgtgttttttctctctcttttcatatcttacatttattttaattttttaaattatttttgtgaaatttggtttgaagttagattagttgtaattgtgataattaatgataacggtagtaataataataacttgttttactattttattattagtagtattatttttgttttctttgaagattcaaactgtgcatagttacagcacgaatggccgtacgggctcgtgcaaAGGAtcttgtgtagcctacatgagtttctataatttatcatgcatcaataaatgcatatatccatccatccatccatccatccatccatccatccatccatctatctatctattatctatctatctatctatctatctgtctgtctgtctgtctgtctgtctgtctgtctgtctgtctgtctgtctgtctgtctgtctgtctgtctgtctgtctgtctatctatctatctatctatctatctatctatctatctatctatctatctatctatctatctatctatctatctatctatctatctatctatctatctatctatctatctatctatctatctatctatctatctatctatctatctatctatctatctatctatctatctatctatctatctatctatctatctatctatctatctatctatctatctatctatctatctatctatctatctatctatctatctatctatctatctatcagtttttacaacattcagtgtcaacagtttcacaagtttggtatataatatatgattcttcattgttatacagtggctcctaaatccttGACaaggatccaaattccgtgatagtggtttcctaattccgtgagtgatatcctaattccgcaaaactaaaataatcctcattaactgctcagaaagcAAACGTGTATATagaaaacacattaaagtcatggtatattgttttaatatggattaagcaagaaattacaacatagaaaaagggcctaagtgacaaatttcatagaaaatacttgtgtaactacaggaatacatattatatattatataaataaaataaattgaaatttaaattcaatacaacattaaatttgaataaattgaatta encodes:
- the LOC138705134 gene encoding facilitated trehalose transporter Tret1-like; protein product: MSNIDTQNDAGELRKKKWKSKLRQIIAASAVNLSTVAYAMAMAWPTPSLPLLRSGKPLLDGRIISAEEEAWMGSVVFLGALVSSPISSYVSQRYGRKIAGYSIVIPFIVSWLFIVFSESLYLFYVSRFVLGMCSGGVLVFGPMYVGEISEDSIRGALGTLRAALGLVAFIFMYAVGPVISIKYMATICVFMPIVFAIAYYWMPESPLYLMKNGRSQEAMKSLLWLRSGDVHAAEMEMMKLTVVVKESENVTTSIISLISSRGTRRALIICLVLGASQQLSGVYVVLNYAVSIFELSGSSVEPNTATVILAAVQLIGSIAAIFLMDVAGRRILMISSQTIMFMSLGGLGTYFFFQEQDYDLTSVGFLPVMCLGIYLFFLAIGLGSMVYVVMAELFNPQARGIATTVTTMTVWLMAFLSTKFYINIVDLLGLHGCYWLFACVSIACAVFTMIMVPETKNRSLDSILRELNGKGSKSDDEIKGELASESKVS